In Sulfitobacter sp. LCG007, the sequence GCTCGATGATCGATTACGTTCCCATCGAAGAAGGCAACGGTCCCCTGATCGCGCAGATGGCCGACCCGGCAATTCGCATCGTCGCGCTGACCGTGACCGAGGGCGGGTACTACATCGATCCTGTCTCCAAGCAGTTCGACGCCGACCATCCCGATATCCGCCATGACGCCTTGAACCCGCGCAGGCCCGGCACCGCCTTCGGGGCAATGGTGGCTGCCTTGAAGCAGCGCCGCGATGCCGGTACAGGCCCGTTCACCTGCCAGAGCTGCGACAACCTGCAAGGCAACGGCGCGATCCTGCGGCAGACCGTCGTCGGGCTGGCGCGGCTGTCGGACCCGGACCTGGCCGACTGGATCGACGCGCACTGCAGCTTCCCGAATTCGATGGTGGATTGCATCGTCCCGGCCACCGGGCCGAAGGAACTGGCCCTGGCGCAGGAATTCGGCATCGACGACGCGGCGCCCGTCACGCATGAGAACTTCCGCCAATGGGTGATCGAGGACGACTTCTGCGCCGGCCGCCCGGACTGGGACAAGGCCGGCGCGACGTTCTCGGATGAGGTCCAGGCCTACGAGGCGATGAAGATCCGCATCCTGAACGGCGGCCATCAGGTCATTTCCGACCCGGGAGAGATCCTGTCGGTCGAGACCATCTCGGGCTGCATGGAACATCCGCTGATCGGCGCGCTGTTCCTGAAGGTGGCACGGGAAGAGATCGTCCCCCATGTGCATCCCGTTCCGGGCATGATGCCGCTGGCCTATGTGGCGCTGATCGAGCAGCGCTTCGCCAATCCGAAGATCGTGGACACCACACGCCGGGTCGCCTTCGACGGCTCGTCGCGCCATACCGGCTTCATCCTGCCCGTGATCCGCGACGCTATCGGGAAGGGGACGCCCTACGAGGGTCTTGCGCTGACCGAGGCGCTATGGGCGCGGATGTGTCAGGGCACGCGCGAGGACGGCTCGGAGATCGCGCCGAACGATCCCTTCTGGTCCGACCTGCAGGAAGCCGCCGGAAAGGCGCGGACCGATCCCGAAGCCTGGCTTCGCCAGCGGCAGTACTACGGCGATCTGGCGGAGGATGCGGAATTCGTGAAGACCTTCAGCCGATGGCTTGCGATGATCTGGGCCGACGGGACAGAAGCCGCGATCAGCGCCTACGTTTCATCCTGACGGACAGACCTCGGGTACGTTCCGGTCCTCGGCGCAGCGCACTTCCCGGCGATGCGCCGGTTTGACGGTTTGTAAGGCATTCTACGGCAAAAGCTCGCGCTATCATGCGCGGCCTGCGAAAACTGTCCACGGCAATCTCGGCACTCACGCTGACGGGCGCGGCCTGTGCGGCCGCGGAAGATCATTCGGTCGATTTCGCCATCTGCACGGGCCGTCTCTCTGCGCTGCTCGAACATCAGTGGCTGATGGCGGATGCCGGCGCTCAGAGAACCGAGGCGCTGCGCGCCGTGATGATCGACCTTCTCGACGTCTCGACACCCTCGGAAAAGGCATCGCGCAACCTCGGCATCCGGATCGAGGCCAAGATGGCCCATGCTCAATTGCTGACCCTCGCCACATTCAACGATGACCCGGCCGAGGCCGCCTGGGCGCGAAGGCGCGCGGACACGGCCATAGCAGCCTGCGCCGGGCTGCTTCTGGGGTAGTTTCGCAAAGCGGCGGAATTCTCTCTGCTTTCATGAACATCGCCTTGGCCGTCCGGAAATGCACGTATCAGGTGTAAAATCGAGCTGATACGCGACAACCGGCGTGATGCGAGCGCTCAATTTTAAGGCGAATTGGGGCACTCTGCCCAATCAGGCATCACTCCTACAAAAACACGCCCGCGCAGATGTGGTGGAAGTTACGGCCTGCAACGATTCAGGA encodes:
- a CDS encoding mannitol dehydrogenase family protein produces the protein MTTLAKLSNATLEDLPDKVARPHYDRAKLTPGIVHIGLGNFHRAHQAWYLHRLMQNGEAHDWAIIGAGVRPFDEAQRKRLAAQDYLTTLIELDPAGTSAEVVGSMIDYVPIEEGNGPLIAQMADPAIRIVALTVTEGGYYIDPVSKQFDADHPDIRHDALNPRRPGTAFGAMVAALKQRRDAGTGPFTCQSCDNLQGNGAILRQTVVGLARLSDPDLADWIDAHCSFPNSMVDCIVPATGPKELALAQEFGIDDAAPVTHENFRQWVIEDDFCAGRPDWDKAGATFSDEVQAYEAMKIRILNGGHQVISDPGEILSVETISGCMEHPLIGALFLKVAREEIVPHVHPVPGMMPLAYVALIEQRFANPKIVDTTRRVAFDGSSRHTGFILPVIRDAIGKGTPYEGLALTEALWARMCQGTREDGSEIAPNDPFWSDLQEAAGKARTDPEAWLRQRQYYGDLAEDAEFVKTFSRWLAMIWADGTEAAISAYVSS